One genomic window of Elaeis guineensis isolate ETL-2024a chromosome 2, EG11, whole genome shotgun sequence includes the following:
- the LOC105052605 gene encoding serine/threonine-protein kinase PBL34 isoform X3, with the protein MIWKLKVQVASSSVFPLTCMLSFSESKSTNDGSRDQPAAPVVSGSTTTSNAESNSSTSKVGEELKVASQLRKFTFYELKSATRNFRPESLLGEGGFGCVFKGWIEENGTAPVKPGTGLTVAVKTLNHDGLQGHKEWLAEVNYLGELQHPNLVKLIGYCIEDDQRLLVYEFMPRGSLENHLFRRSLPLPWPIRMKIALGAARGLAFLHEEAEKPVIYRDFKTSNILLDADYNAKLSDFGLAKDGPEGDKTHVSTRVMGTYGYAAPEYVMTGHLTSKSDVYSFGVVLLEMMTGRRSMDKNRPNGEHNLVEWARPHLGERRRFFRLIDPRLDGNFSIKGALKAAQLAHACLSRDPKSRPLMSEVVEVLKPLINLKDMASSSYFFQSMQAERAAANSNNQTGRNGLKSQASFPRNGHQPVRSLSNGSHPSPYRQSPKPNDKQP; encoded by the exons ATGATTTGGAAACTGAAG GTGCAAGTCGCTTCTTCTTCAGTGTTTCCATTGACATGCATGCTTAGCTTCT CAGAAAGTAAATCCACAAATGATGGTAGCAGAGACCAACCAGCTGCACCAGTAGTCTCTGGTTCCACCACCACTAGTAATGCTGAAAGCAATTCATCTACTTCTAAAGTAGGTGAAGAATTAAAAGTTGCATCTCAGTTGCGGAAGTTCACTTTCTATGAGCTCAAGTCTGCGACAAGAAACTTTAGACCAGAGAGCCTTCTGGGAGAGGGAGGTTTTGGTTGTGTATTCAAAGGATGGATTGAGGAGAATGGAACTGCTCCTGTGAAACCTGGTACAGGGCTAACCGTTGCCGTCAAAACACTCAACCATGACGGACTTCAAGGGCATAAAGAATGGCTG GCAGAAGTTAATTATCTAGGCGAGCTTCAACATCCAAATTTAGTAAAGTTGATTGGTTACTGTATTGAAGATGATCAAAGACTGCTGGTATATGAGTTTATGCCTCGAGGAAGTCTTGAAAACCATCTTTTCAGAA GGTCCCTGCCTCTCCCATGGCCCATACGAATGAAGATTGCTCTGGGTGCTGCGAGGGGCCTTGCTTTTCTTCATGAGGAAGCGGAAAAACCAGTGATATATCGTGACTTTAAAACATCCAACATTCTATTAGATGCG GACTATAATGCAAAGCTTTCAGACTTTGGGCTTGCTAAGGATGGTCCTGAGGGTGATAAAACTCATGTGTCAACACGAGTGATGGGCACATATGGATACGCAGCTCCAGAATATGTAATGACAG GACATCTGACATCAAAGAGTGATGTCTACAGTTTTGGGGTTGTGCTACTTGAAATGATGACTGGGCGAAGGTCCATGGACAAAAACCGACCAAATGGTGAGCACAACCTGGTGGAGTGGGCACGCCCCCATCTAGGAGAAAGACGACGCTTCTTCAGACTTATAGATCCTCGTCTAGATGGCAACTTCTCAATCAAAGGCGCCCTGAAAGCTGCCCAGCTGGCACATGCCTGTCTCAGTCGTGATCCCAAGTCCAGGCCCTTAATGAGTGAAGTAGTGGAAGTGCTCAAACCATTAATAAACCTTAAAGACATGGCAAGCTCTTCGTACTTCTTTCAGTCAATGCAAGCAGAACGTGCTGCAGCAAACAGCAATAACCAGACTGGAAGAAATGGTTTGAAATCACAGGCTTCGTTTCCAAGAAATGGGCACCAGCCTGTAAGAAGTCTTTCTAATGGTTCACATCCTTCTCCATACCGTCAGTCGCCAAAGCCCAATGACAAACAACCATGA
- the LOC105052605 gene encoding serine/threonine-protein kinase PBL34 isoform X1 produces MGLGLEEVKLEGWGSVGKGKDKGSKKKKKKSEAREEETGCWIKFRLIVSCISSRSKVDTSISSASTHCAESKSTNDGSRDQPAAPVVSGSTTTSNAESNSSTSKVGEELKVASQLRKFTFYELKSATRNFRPESLLGEGGFGCVFKGWIEENGTAPVKPGTGLTVAVKTLNHDGLQGHKEWLAEVNYLGELQHPNLVKLIGYCIEDDQRLLVYEFMPRGSLENHLFRRSLPLPWPIRMKIALGAARGLAFLHEEAEKPVIYRDFKTSNILLDADYNAKLSDFGLAKDGPEGDKTHVSTRVMGTYGYAAPEYVMTGHLTSKSDVYSFGVVLLEMMTGRRSMDKNRPNGEHNLVEWARPHLGERRRFFRLIDPRLDGNFSIKGALKAAQLAHACLSRDPKSRPLMSEVVEVLKPLINLKDMASSSYFFQSMQAERAAANSNNQTGRNGLKSQASFPRNGHQPVRSLSNGSHPSPYRQSPKPNDKQP; encoded by the exons ATGGGGTTGGGTCTCGAGGAGGTTAAATTGGAGGGATGGGGCAGCGTTGGGAAAGGGAAGGACAAGGGgagtaagaagaagaagaagaagagcgagGCGAGGGAGGAGGAGACCGGATGTTGGATTAAGTTCAGATTGATAGTGAGTTGCATCTCGTCGAGATCCAAAGTGGACACATCTATCAGCAGTGCCAGCACTCATTGCG CAGAAAGTAAATCCACAAATGATGGTAGCAGAGACCAACCAGCTGCACCAGTAGTCTCTGGTTCCACCACCACTAGTAATGCTGAAAGCAATTCATCTACTTCTAAAGTAGGTGAAGAATTAAAAGTTGCATCTCAGTTGCGGAAGTTCACTTTCTATGAGCTCAAGTCTGCGACAAGAAACTTTAGACCAGAGAGCCTTCTGGGAGAGGGAGGTTTTGGTTGTGTATTCAAAGGATGGATTGAGGAGAATGGAACTGCTCCTGTGAAACCTGGTACAGGGCTAACCGTTGCCGTCAAAACACTCAACCATGACGGACTTCAAGGGCATAAAGAATGGCTG GCAGAAGTTAATTATCTAGGCGAGCTTCAACATCCAAATTTAGTAAAGTTGATTGGTTACTGTATTGAAGATGATCAAAGACTGCTGGTATATGAGTTTATGCCTCGAGGAAGTCTTGAAAACCATCTTTTCAGAA GGTCCCTGCCTCTCCCATGGCCCATACGAATGAAGATTGCTCTGGGTGCTGCGAGGGGCCTTGCTTTTCTTCATGAGGAAGCGGAAAAACCAGTGATATATCGTGACTTTAAAACATCCAACATTCTATTAGATGCG GACTATAATGCAAAGCTTTCAGACTTTGGGCTTGCTAAGGATGGTCCTGAGGGTGATAAAACTCATGTGTCAACACGAGTGATGGGCACATATGGATACGCAGCTCCAGAATATGTAATGACAG GACATCTGACATCAAAGAGTGATGTCTACAGTTTTGGGGTTGTGCTACTTGAAATGATGACTGGGCGAAGGTCCATGGACAAAAACCGACCAAATGGTGAGCACAACCTGGTGGAGTGGGCACGCCCCCATCTAGGAGAAAGACGACGCTTCTTCAGACTTATAGATCCTCGTCTAGATGGCAACTTCTCAATCAAAGGCGCCCTGAAAGCTGCCCAGCTGGCACATGCCTGTCTCAGTCGTGATCCCAAGTCCAGGCCCTTAATGAGTGAAGTAGTGGAAGTGCTCAAACCATTAATAAACCTTAAAGACATGGCAAGCTCTTCGTACTTCTTTCAGTCAATGCAAGCAGAACGTGCTGCAGCAAACAGCAATAACCAGACTGGAAGAAATGGTTTGAAATCACAGGCTTCGTTTCCAAGAAATGGGCACCAGCCTGTAAGAAGTCTTTCTAATGGTTCACATCCTTCTCCATACCGTCAGTCGCCAAAGCCCAATGACAAACAACCATGA
- the LOC105052605 gene encoding serine/threonine-protein kinase PBL34 isoform X2 — protein sequence MGLGLEEVKLEGWGSVGKGKDKGSKKKKKKSEAREEETGCWIKFRLIVSCISSRSKVDTSISSASTHCESKSTNDGSRDQPAAPVVSGSTTTSNAESNSSTSKVGEELKVASQLRKFTFYELKSATRNFRPESLLGEGGFGCVFKGWIEENGTAPVKPGTGLTVAVKTLNHDGLQGHKEWLAEVNYLGELQHPNLVKLIGYCIEDDQRLLVYEFMPRGSLENHLFRRSLPLPWPIRMKIALGAARGLAFLHEEAEKPVIYRDFKTSNILLDADYNAKLSDFGLAKDGPEGDKTHVSTRVMGTYGYAAPEYVMTGHLTSKSDVYSFGVVLLEMMTGRRSMDKNRPNGEHNLVEWARPHLGERRRFFRLIDPRLDGNFSIKGALKAAQLAHACLSRDPKSRPLMSEVVEVLKPLINLKDMASSSYFFQSMQAERAAANSNNQTGRNGLKSQASFPRNGHQPVRSLSNGSHPSPYRQSPKPNDKQP from the exons ATGGGGTTGGGTCTCGAGGAGGTTAAATTGGAGGGATGGGGCAGCGTTGGGAAAGGGAAGGACAAGGGgagtaagaagaagaagaagaagagcgagGCGAGGGAGGAGGAGACCGGATGTTGGATTAAGTTCAGATTGATAGTGAGTTGCATCTCGTCGAGATCCAAAGTGGACACATCTATCAGCAGTGCCAGCACTCATTGCG AAAGTAAATCCACAAATGATGGTAGCAGAGACCAACCAGCTGCACCAGTAGTCTCTGGTTCCACCACCACTAGTAATGCTGAAAGCAATTCATCTACTTCTAAAGTAGGTGAAGAATTAAAAGTTGCATCTCAGTTGCGGAAGTTCACTTTCTATGAGCTCAAGTCTGCGACAAGAAACTTTAGACCAGAGAGCCTTCTGGGAGAGGGAGGTTTTGGTTGTGTATTCAAAGGATGGATTGAGGAGAATGGAACTGCTCCTGTGAAACCTGGTACAGGGCTAACCGTTGCCGTCAAAACACTCAACCATGACGGACTTCAAGGGCATAAAGAATGGCTG GCAGAAGTTAATTATCTAGGCGAGCTTCAACATCCAAATTTAGTAAAGTTGATTGGTTACTGTATTGAAGATGATCAAAGACTGCTGGTATATGAGTTTATGCCTCGAGGAAGTCTTGAAAACCATCTTTTCAGAA GGTCCCTGCCTCTCCCATGGCCCATACGAATGAAGATTGCTCTGGGTGCTGCGAGGGGCCTTGCTTTTCTTCATGAGGAAGCGGAAAAACCAGTGATATATCGTGACTTTAAAACATCCAACATTCTATTAGATGCG GACTATAATGCAAAGCTTTCAGACTTTGGGCTTGCTAAGGATGGTCCTGAGGGTGATAAAACTCATGTGTCAACACGAGTGATGGGCACATATGGATACGCAGCTCCAGAATATGTAATGACAG GACATCTGACATCAAAGAGTGATGTCTACAGTTTTGGGGTTGTGCTACTTGAAATGATGACTGGGCGAAGGTCCATGGACAAAAACCGACCAAATGGTGAGCACAACCTGGTGGAGTGGGCACGCCCCCATCTAGGAGAAAGACGACGCTTCTTCAGACTTATAGATCCTCGTCTAGATGGCAACTTCTCAATCAAAGGCGCCCTGAAAGCTGCCCAGCTGGCACATGCCTGTCTCAGTCGTGATCCCAAGTCCAGGCCCTTAATGAGTGAAGTAGTGGAAGTGCTCAAACCATTAATAAACCTTAAAGACATGGCAAGCTCTTCGTACTTCTTTCAGTCAATGCAAGCAGAACGTGCTGCAGCAAACAGCAATAACCAGACTGGAAGAAATGGTTTGAAATCACAGGCTTCGTTTCCAAGAAATGGGCACCAGCCTGTAAGAAGTCTTTCTAATGGTTCACATCCTTCTCCATACCGTCAGTCGCCAAAGCCCAATGACAAACAACCATGA
- the LOC105052519 gene encoding homeobox-leucine zipper protein HAT5 — translation MARMRCGGSNMAVLLQNEGVPCDAIETMLVSGSSHAGFLGLKSMMNIDNVHGITTERSFYRPLELEETGEENLEGFFHQTEKKRRLTADQVQFLEKNFAFDNKLEPERKIQLAKDLGLQPRQVAIWFQNRRARWKTKQMEKDYEVLKSSYDVLKADCENLLRENEKLKAEVLFLTEELLKREKGDSQTYDVQVPPPLLQKLDLVSFSEEKKPDVDVLLCKPEDLSSANSTVSDSDSPHCTDGLLSPPLEPADASNVFDQVGLSHLDKYEGIKGCSFLKPEDNSCNYVFPVEDQAFWF, via the exons ATGGCGCGAATGAGGTGTGGGGGCTCCAATATGGCGGTTTTGCTCCAGAACGAAGGGGTCCCCTGCGACGCTATCGAGACCATGCTCGTTTCTGGCTCTTCTCATGCCGGATTCCTTG GCTTGAAATCCATGATGAACATTGACAATGTTCATGGGATTACAACTGAGAGATCATTTTACCGGCCTCTTGAGTTGGAAGAAACTGGTGAAGAAAACCTGGAGGGATTTTTTCACCAAACAGAGAAGAAGAGGCGGCTAACCGCTGACCAGGTGCAGTTCCTGGAGAAGAATTTTGCTTTTGACAATAAGCTTGAACCAGAGAGGAAGATTCAGCTTGCAAAGGATCTCGGACTTCAGCCTAGGCAGGTAGCCATATGGTTTCAGAACCGCCGAGCCCGATGGAAGACAAAGCAGATGGAGAAGGATTATGAAGTTCTGAAATCCAGCTATGATGTTCTCAAAGCTGATTGTGAGAACCTACTTAGGGAGAACGAGAAGCTGAAAGCAGAG GTTCTCTTTCTCACAGAAGAACTCCTTAAAAGGGAGAAGGGCGACTCACAAACATATGACGTCCAAGTTCCTCCTCCCCTGCTGCAAAAGCTAGACTTGGTTTCATTTTCTGAGGAGAAAAAGCCCGATGTGGATGTTCTGCTGTGTAAACCAGAGGATCTGAGCTCTGCGAACAGTACGGTATCAGACTCCGATAGCCCTCACTGCACTGATGGATTACTCTCTCCACCATTGGAGCCAGCAGACGCTTCAAATGTTTTTGATCAGGTCGGTCTCTCTCATCTTGATAAGTATGAGGGAATTAAAGGATGCAGCTTCCTGAAGCCTGAAGACAACTCATGTAATTACGTTTTTCCTGTGGAGGACCAGGCTTTCTGGTTCTAA